The following DNA comes from Chitinophaga nivalis.
CCAGTTGGTTCAAGAGAAGAATAATTACACCCATCATTGTTATTACCCGAAGCTTGAAAAGATGATGTTATTATTTTTTTGTGGCTATGTTCAGATTAAGCTCATATCTTCAAAACAGGTGAGGTATCCCGGTAGATGACGTGCCGGAATGATAAAGTAGGAAAGCCTGAAAGTAGTATATTAGCCGCAGTTTATTCTTTATCGATGAAATCAATTATACTAAGCCTTCTATTGCTGGTAACATTATCCGTCTATGCGCAGCAAAACGGGCAGTCTGAGGTTCCATTATTCGATCAGGCCAAAGCCATGTATGATGCCGGCAAATATGACGAGGCATTGATACTGGTGAATCAATTATTGGCTAATAATATGGTCAGCGAAAAGTTTTTTGACCTGAGAGGCGAAATTTACCTGGCCAAAGGCAATATGGATTCCGCGTTGGTAAATTATAACGCGGGCTTGTTACTAGCCCCTACCGATCCCATGATTTATTTCCACCGTGCTTTTGCCTATTGCAGCATACGCCTGTTTGATGAGGGCATAGCAGATTACAACACGGCCATAAAGTATGTAGGCAATGAGGATGCCAAATACGGTATTATTGCCAGCAGGGGATTGGCGCGTGTGATGAGCCGGGATTTTTCGGGCGCCTATAAGGATTATAAGATGGTGCTTGATTTCGATTCGACCAATGTGATGGCATGGGTGGCTATGGGCTCCATACTTAGAAATTTAGGACGAAGCAATGAAGCTACCGCTTACTACGAAAAGGCGGTTAACCTTGCCCCGAATGAGATTGTTGCTGTCGGGGACCTGGGATTTCACTATATGAGTATGAAAGATTATCAAAAAGCGATCAGACAGTATACCAGAGTGCTTGAAATAGATCCCGATAATGCCATTGCATATAATAATTTGGGGCACGCAAAATATCAGCTGAAAGATCTGAAGAACGCTTTAAAAGATATTCAACGGTCTATCGCTTTAGACCCGAAAAACGCATATGCCTACAGGAACAGGGCTTTGGTATATCTGGCGATGAAACAGCCTGAGAAAGCTTGTGAAGACCTTCATCAGGCAATTAATCTGGGTTATACTGTTATGTATGGAGACGATGTACAACAGTTACTGGAAAAGCACTGCGTTTTTTAAGGTTGGGGGCTGGCTACACGTAATGCCAGTAGGATCACAGAAGATTTAAAAGGAAAACCTGTGCTAGTCGCAGGTTTTCCTTTTAAATCGTGTTTCTTTTATATGACCTCAATTTCTTCCTCTTACGGCTATTTATTATTCAGTACTTCATTGGCGAATTTTATCCATCCAGAGCGCTCTATGGTACTATCTATGTAGTAATCAGGTTGGAGGCCAATGTCATCTATCGCCATCCCCGGTATACGATAACTTTTGGAAAGCCCGTAAAAGAGTTCAAATTTCCCGCAAGGAAAAGGTATAGTATGTACATTGGAAATGTCGAGCATACCAAAGGTCGTTACACCAAATAATTTTACTTTCTTACTCTGCTTTGCGGCAAGCAGAAACTGTTCGGTGGTACTGCCGTTCCGTTCATTGATCAGAATACCGACCTGTTGTGGATAAGTATAGACGCTGTCTCTTGTCTGAATGTCAACTTTTTGATCAGAAAGGGTGACAAATTTTCCCAAAGACTGTTCCAGCTTTTCATAGTATTTCCTGAGTTGTTTTCTCGAAGCTTCATCGAACTCCGGGTTGTTCGAGAGATCCAACATCCGCTGATTATTAAGTTTGGTGGAGAGAAATACTGCCCCGACCGACCTCACAGGGTTTGTATAGAGAAACGGAAGGATCTCTTCAAAACTCTCGTCGCTGCCACCCGGGTTGTTGCGCAGATCAATGATCAGATTAGGCGTCGCTAAAATAGTTGCCCTGTTTACCCTGATCACGCTATCGATATATTTTTTCTCTGTAATTTCAAAGAAAGGCACACGCAGGATTACCGTGGTAGCATTCAGTCTTTCGAGAAAAGGCCTGGAACTTTTCAAGAGCTTTAAGTCCAGTTCCGTATCAGGATCATTCTTTAGTAGCGGGTAGATTCTCTTTAAGGAAAAATTGCCCAATTCCAGGTCATTCTTACCTTCCAGTTTAAGTTTTGATTTGCCGAATTTGACTTCCGTTTTGTCTCTACCGTAGTATACGCCACCATTTTCATCAAATTTCGCTTTAACCTCACCTGTCTTCCAATGTGCAGCAGTGGTTTCAATGATGAAGCCAACATAGCTACCACCTATTTTTTTGATGCCTATTTTATAGGGTTCGGAAAGCCAGATTCCCTCATAGCCTGGATCCTTTTTAGCGGTCAGGTATTTTTCAAATTCCGGGGTGTTGACCGCTATCGTCTCTGTTTTTTTTGGAACCGTACCAACGGCTATCTCCTTTGCTTTGTAGCTAACCCCGATATGGCCCTGTCTGAAAAATCTCATCCAATGGCCCAGCGCAACAGCACATTCCTTATCACTGGTTATCTGCTTTACCTTTTCCAGATAGGCGCTGTTGTGCATTGCATAGGCCTCTTTTCCCTTTTTAGACAGTATATAGGCAAAGCCGGCATCATTATCTTCAAAAGTTTGCTTCATCCAAAGGAAACTGGTCTCACAATTACAGTCTTGGGCAAATACTCCATTTGTAACAATCAGCGCCAGCAACAACACGTATAACTTCTTCATTCAATTAAATATTTTGTAAAAAAAGGACCGGTATATGAACTCCCGTGAGTGGCAGTTTTTTAATTGCTGTCGAATGTTTTAGGGATTATATTTTTGTCCGTTTCACCGCAGAATGTCCAGGATATAATATACCACCGGTTATTTTCAAAGATTAATTGAATGCTATTGATGCCTCTTCTGGCGACTTTTCCGTCTTTTTCCAGCTTTGTTTCGTAGGTACTCCAGACATGCGCCATATTACCAAATAATCTGACTTCCCTGTTGATTTCCTTTTCATAAAAGGCAGTACTAAAAATCATGTCGTCCGTTTCTTTGTGAAACTCCGGTAATGTCATGGTAGCCTGTTCCTGCTTGTTTTTGTCGAAATAAGAATATACTGCTTTGGGGTGATGTAAATAGTTATCTCTTTCCCATTGCCTCTTTGCGCCTTTTTCGCCAGATACCACCTCATAGCTCGCTTTCATTAACGCGTCAATTGTTTTGGCGTCATTTTCAAATGTGTTGTTTTGAGCGCTTAAATTGCCTGCTGCCATAAATACCATCGTTGTTAAGTAAAATAGAAATTGTTTCATGATCTTTTTTACAAAGCAACTCACATAGATAGCTGCAAAGAAATAAGTTATCCGGTTTGTTCCCGTTTTTATGTGATTTGTCGGATTTCTTATTCAGAGTAACAATTTGTCAATGCTATTTAGCAGACAGTCCTTGTAACTTTTAGCGATGGTGATTTTATGTTCGCCGATGATTAAATGATTATCTTCTACATAGTCCACATTTTTCAGGTTCACAATATTTGAATGATGGACTCTCATAAATTCATCAGGTAATTTCTCTATCAGGTCTTTTAACGTCTTGTAATAGACATACTTTTTATGATTGCTAATAAATATTTCAACATAATTTCCTAATCCTTTTATAAACAAAATGTCGTCAAAGTTTAACTTGATTAGTTTTCTGTCGGTTTTTATGAAAGTAAAGTCTTGTTTGTTCGTCATATCAGGATTGCGTTGTTAAAGTTTCCGTTAAAGATCAAATATATGCGGTATTTCTTATCTAGTTAACGGAACCTATGGAGAATCCTGATTTTGCGGAGTATGTTAACAGCTTTACACCTATTAATACGGGGTCCGGGGTTTATCCCGGCGGGATTACGGAAATCAAAAGGCTTCAATAGGGCCCGTAGATTGGATTTTTAAAAACCAAAACTTATATTTGGTAATAGTTATTGTTTCAATCAAAATCAATCTAAAATCCCCGTAGCCTATGCGCGCAGTGAAATGTTCATGCAAACCTGTAATTACAGCGATCTTACTTTGGAGCATGTTGCTCGGCCCGTTCCGCCTGATGGCGCAAAACAAATGTGATTGTGCCGGTAGCTTCAAGTGGGTAAAAGAAACCTTCGAAAAAAATGATGCCGGCTTCCGGTATGCATTGGAGCAAAAAGGCGTGGATGCCTATCAACAGTTCAACAAGGCCATACAAGCCCGTATTAACAAGGCAACTACCCGGGAAGCATGTGCAGCGGTGATGCGGGAGTGGCTACAGTTTTTCCGTAAGGAGCATCATGGTATTATTCCGGTGGATGATGCCCCGGTTGCAACGGCAACTAACACCAGTGCCTGGGAAACATTGCCGGTTTCAGAAGCGGAAGTCAAACAACAAATATCTTCCGCTGGTGCCGCTTCTTTCGAAGGTATCTGGAGTACGGGCGCCTATAAGCTGGCTATCATCAAAAAAGGGAATAGTTACAAAGGCGTGATCCTGACCTCTGCCAATAAGAATTGGAAACCTGGTGAGGTGAAACTGAAGATTTCAGGGGATAGCTCCGGTGTGTTTTATATGGGAGACCGTTCTCCGAAAACATTCAATACAGTGGTCTGCTATGGAAAAAATACGCTGCAACTGAGTAATATCTTTTTAAGCAGGGTATACCCTGTATGGGAGGATGATCCCAGTATCCAATTGTATGCAAAAGTGATGACGGCCAGTGAACCTTTCCTGCAACAACTGTCTGCCCAAACGATACTGCTCCGCATCCCAACGTTTGACGACGCTCAAAAAAAACTGATTGACAGTGTACTACTGGCTAATGACCAGCTACTGAAACGTACCCCAAACCTGATCATCGATATCCGGAATAATGGCGGTGGATCTGACGGGAGCTTTTTCGGCATCCTGCCATTGATTTTTACTAACCCTATTCGTATCGTGAATATGGAATTTCTCTCCACACCGCTGAATAACAAACGTATGGAAGCATTTTTATCCAATCCAGGTATTTCGGATGGAGACAAAACTGAAATAAAAGATGCACTCAAAAAATTAAATGATCACCTGGGAGAGTTTGTGAACCTGGATAGTGGGAGAATCGTGAGTGAGCAAAAGCCGGATACTATTTTTCCTTTTCCGAAAAACGTAGGGATTATTATCAATAAAGGTAACGGCAGTACCGCAGAACAGTTTTTGCTGGCAGCCAGGCAGAGTAAAAAAGTAAAACTCTTTGGGGTTACTACGGAGGGTGTCCTGGATATCTCCAATACCTATATCGTGGATTCGCCGGATAAACAATTCAAATTAAGGTATTGCCTTTCCAAAAGTCTGCGGATACCAGATCTGACGATCGATGGGAAAGGTATTATGCCGGATTATTACATCGATAAAAGTATTCCGCCGACGAAATGGCTGGATTATGTAACAGGTATATTGGAACAATAACAGTTCCGGGTGATACATCAGACAGTTAAAGAGAATTATAGATGTAGCCGGACATACATTAAACCGGCGTTACTTTTTATGGGCATTTAGGTGATCAGGAAGAGACGTTACTTAATATGCCAGGAGGAGCGATGCCTCCGAAAATACCAACGCCGCGTAAATCACCTGATTTATGCGGCGTTGCTGTTTGTAAAATGCTTTGTCTATCACCTCAGGCATCCGGTATCTCTGGTTCTACCAGCTTAGCCAGCTTTTCCAATGATTCCTGCCAGCCTAAATAGCACATTTCTACCGGTATGGCACTGGGGATGCCTTCCTGGGTAATTTTTATGTCTGTACCCGCTACCGTTTTGTGCAGCCATACGGTGGTAATCATGTTGCCCGGCAGATTGGGATCGTCAAATTTATCGGTGTACTTCAACAACTCATTGGGTTTGAGGTCCAGGTAGGTGCCACTGAAAGAATGACTATTGCCGGTAGTGAAATTCTGGAATGACATCTTATAGGTGCCGCCTATCTCTACCTGCATGTGATGGACCGTACAAAGAAACCCATAAGGAGGTAACCAGGAGGCCATAGCGGTGGGTTCCGTAAAGGCGCGGTATACTTTTTCCGGTGATGTTTTAAGCATCCTGTGTAGTGAAACCGTATTGTTAGACATAAGATACATTTTTGTTCCTACTCTTCTGGCTTTTCGGTTCCGCCCGTTTTTGAGGTGGTTGCTGCTCCACTTACCTAGTATGTTGCTATGAAGGTTGATACCGCAAAGATGATAAGAATATTTTATTCGGAGGGAGGCTGTATACGACAATATAGCGGGTCATTTGCGACCTGGCAGAAAATGTTATCAATAGGTAATCGTTACAATTGCAGCAGCCGGAAGTAATACTTCCGGCTGCTGCAATTGTAATAAGCGATAGGAATGACTGATTTATTCTTCCGGAAACTTTGAACTGACACCTGTTACTTCCAGTATATGCCTGGCCAGTAACGTCACTTTTGGGAACTTCCAGATGGAGGCAACCGTAATGGAGATACCCATTAGTTTATCTATATAGTTCCGTAATTGCACGACCATCATGGAGTCGATACCCAAATTGGTAAAGGGGGTATCTGTATTGATTTTACTGGCGGATGTTTTTAGCGTAAGCGACAAAATGGATTGCAATTGTTTTTCTGCTAATTCCTGGGCATTGGCGATGGTACCGCTGTCTATCCAGGTTTGAATCAAATCATCCTTCGCTGTGTTTTTCGTTTGATGAAGCGATTGTGCGATGAGATCATCCAGGATTTTATAATTTTTGGAAGTAGGTTGGTGATCAAAAAAAGTATCCATCTCTAAAAAAACAGCGCTGATCTCTGTAAAATTATTATCGAAAATGATGGATAATACCTGTTCGCATTCTTCTCTCGAGAAGCTCCATATACCTGCTTCATCCATTCGCTTGCCCCGGATATCCTGGGCGGCGGCCAGGCCTACGTCTGCTATAGGCCCCCATTGGATACTGGTGGCTGGTTTGTTTATTTGTCTGCGGTATCGTGCAAAACCATCCAGGAATGAGTTGGCCACCACATAATTGGCCTGGCCTATGGCGCCAAGTGTGACTAACACGCTGGAGTAGAGGAGGAAAAAATCCAGCTCATCTTCTGCTGTCAGTTCGTGAAGCCACCACGCGCCATCTACCTTAGGCCTGAGGGCCGCATTAAATTTTCCGGCCTCCATATTAGCCATGCCGCCATCATCCAATATACCTGCTGTATGTACGATTCCCTTTAATGGTGGCATTTCTTTTCGGAGTGTTGTGAGAATAGCCTCCACCTGCTGATAGTTTGTGATATCTCCCAATTGAATCACTACCTGACAGCCTTTTTCCCTCAATGTGTTGATGGCTGCTGCTGTGGCAGGAGGTGCCGTCCTCCCCGTCAGTACAATATGTCTGGCGCCATTTTTATGCATCCATGCTGCTGTGATTAATCCTAGTCCGCCCATTCCGCCGGTGATTAAATAGGTGGCCTGTCCGGAGAATAACGGGTCGGTATGTGTGATCAGCAAATCAGGATCTTCCAGGTCGAAGATGATTTTACCCATATGTTCTCCTTTCATCATCAGGTTGAAACCTGCTGCTACGCGCGAAGCCGGAAAAACAGTCTTGCTGATGGGTGGAAAATGGCCTTCCTTGTAAAAACGTATAATTTTCCCCAGCAACCGGCTTATTTTTTCAGGATGATCGCTCATTAATTTGAGCATATCCAGGAAAAAATACGCCGTACTTTCTTTAAATAGTTGCATCTCCAGGTGACTGTTGTCATACACATCTTTTTTGCTGATGTCACAGAATCTTCCAAAACTACGGAGACTGCTGAGACCTTCCAGCATGGCGTCTCCGGTCAGCGTATTGAGTACAACATCTATTCCTTCCTGATGGGTACAGGTGCTTATCTGCGCGGCGAATCCGGTTTTGCGGGAATCCATGATGTAGGGAATGCCCGCATCTTTCAGCCATTGCCGTTTGCTTTCAGTGCCTGCTGTTGCATAAATTTCCGTACCTATCATCCGGGCAATATACAGGGCTGCCATACCTACGCCGCCGGTAGCGGTATGAATTAATATCCGCTCTCCCGGTTGTAATTTTCCGAATTCAACGATGGCATAATACGCCGTAAGATAGGCAATGGGCATGGTGGCTGCATCTGTGAATGCCAGCTCATCTGGTATCACCGTTATCAATTGAGCGGAGCTGTTGAAAAAGTTGGAAAATGACTCCTGAAAAGAAACGCCCATTACGCGGTCGCCGACTTTGAAAGCAGTAACCCCTGCGCCTACGTTGGTGATGATACCGGCGAATTCGTTGGCCAGACTTAAGTAGCCGTTTTCTACACCAGGATATATACCCAGGGCGGACATCAGGTTGAGAAAGTTAAGCCCGGCGGCTTTGATATTGATCTCCACTTCACCCCATGCCGGAGGTATTCTTTCAGAAGAGGTGGCCTCGATACTTTCCAGTATGCCCGGGCTATTTACAATGAATTGAAACGGAGGCGCTGATTCGCCTGCTGCTATGCGCTTTGACCGGCTATCCGTTTTTTTGTTTGCAGGGATGATGTGTGTAAACCGATGTTTAAATACAACACCTTCCCGGATAACATATTCCTTTTCCTGACAGCTGCCCAGCAATAGTTTACCACATAATTTCCAATCGGGATAGGAGGCATCCGGTTCCATATCAATCTGATGGCAATCATATTCGGGGTATTCCAGGAATATTTCCCTGGATAAACCGGCGATGCCTGTTTGCCAGACGTTTACCGGCGCCGTGCCGGCTATTTGCTGCGCCCCTTGTGTGATCAGCCATAGTCTGGGAGATGAGGCCAATTTGAATCCGGATAATGTTTGCAGCAAGCTGATGACAGACATAGCGTCCGTGGTGACTGTATCTGCAGGTGTTTGTGCTGTGACTTCCCTGGCACCACTGAAATAAATGATTTCGCTGAGAACAGGGTCGTCGTGTTTATCCAATATATCGTGTAACAGCTGTTCATAAAAAGCCGGCGTCAGCGTATCGATACTGATGTGGGTGATAGCATCTGTTACCTGTGTAGGCGAGGTGACGCCTGTTTCAACCAGGTAAACAGTGGTGCCATTGGCGGCCAGGTAGTTCACCAGGTGACTGGTTTCCTGCTTTTGACCAAATATCAGGCAGGTTGATTTTTGCAGTGGAGTACTGGCCACCTGTATTGCTTTTTGATCTAAGGGCAGCCAGCTTAAAGCAAATAAATTTTGTGCTACCTGCCGGAGATTGGATAAAGGCACCTTTTTTAAGGTACAACGACGGATGGCTGCTCTGGGATATCCGTTTTCGTTATAGACGTT
Coding sequences within:
- a CDS encoding tetratricopeptide repeat protein; protein product: MKSIILSLLLLVTLSVYAQQNGQSEVPLFDQAKAMYDAGKYDEALILVNQLLANNMVSEKFFDLRGEIYLAKGNMDSALVNYNAGLLLAPTDPMIYFHRAFAYCSIRLFDEGIADYNTAIKYVGNEDAKYGIIASRGLARVMSRDFSGAYKDYKMVLDFDSTNVMAWVAMGSILRNLGRSNEATAYYEKAVNLAPNEIVAVGDLGFHYMSMKDYQKAIRQYTRVLEIDPDNAIAYNNLGHAKYQLKDLKNALKDIQRSIALDPKNAYAYRNRALVYLAMKQPEKACEDLHQAINLGYTVMYGDDVQQLLEKHCVF
- a CDS encoding S41 family peptidase, with product MKKLYVLLLALIVTNGVFAQDCNCETSFLWMKQTFEDNDAGFAYILSKKGKEAYAMHNSAYLEKVKQITSDKECAVALGHWMRFFRQGHIGVSYKAKEIAVGTVPKKTETIAVNTPEFEKYLTAKKDPGYEGIWLSEPYKIGIKKIGGSYVGFIIETTAAHWKTGEVKAKFDENGGVYYGRDKTEVKFGKSKLKLEGKNDLELGNFSLKRIYPLLKNDPDTELDLKLLKSSRPFLERLNATTVILRVPFFEITEKKYIDSVIRVNRATILATPNLIIDLRNNPGGSDESFEEILPFLYTNPVRSVGAVFLSTKLNNQRMLDLSNNPEFDEASRKQLRKYYEKLEQSLGKFVTLSDQKVDIQTRDSVYTYPQQVGILINERNGSTTEQFLLAAKQSKKVKLFGVTTFGMLDISNVHTIPFPCGKFELFYGLSKSYRIPGMAIDDIGLQPDYYIDSTIERSGWIKFANEVLNNK
- a CDS encoding LytR/AlgR family response regulator transcription factor — translated: MTNKQDFTFIKTDRKLIKLNFDDILFIKGLGNYVEIFISNHKKYVYYKTLKDLIEKLPDEFMRVHHSNIVNLKNVDYVEDNHLIIGEHKITIAKSYKDCLLNSIDKLLL
- a CDS encoding S41 family peptidase, which gives rise to MLLGPFRLMAQNKCDCAGSFKWVKETFEKNDAGFRYALEQKGVDAYQQFNKAIQARINKATTREACAAVMREWLQFFRKEHHGIIPVDDAPVATATNTSAWETLPVSEAEVKQQISSAGAASFEGIWSTGAYKLAIIKKGNSYKGVILTSANKNWKPGEVKLKISGDSSGVFYMGDRSPKTFNTVVCYGKNTLQLSNIFLSRVYPVWEDDPSIQLYAKVMTASEPFLQQLSAQTILLRIPTFDDAQKKLIDSVLLANDQLLKRTPNLIIDIRNNGGGSDGSFFGILPLIFTNPIRIVNMEFLSTPLNNKRMEAFLSNPGISDGDKTEIKDALKKLNDHLGEFVNLDSGRIVSEQKPDTIFPFPKNVGIIINKGNGSTAEQFLLAARQSKKVKLFGVTTEGVLDISNTYIVDSPDKQFKLRYCLSKSLRIPDLTIDGKGIMPDYYIDKSIPPTKWLDYVTGILEQ
- a CDS encoding SRPBCC family protein, producing the protein MSNNTVSLHRMLKTSPEKVYRAFTEPTAMASWLPPYGFLCTVHHMQVEIGGTYKMSFQNFTTGNSHSFSGTYLDLKPNELLKYTDKFDDPNLPGNMITTVWLHKTVAGTDIKITQEGIPSAIPVEMCYLGWQESLEKLAKLVEPEIPDA